In one window of Nicotiana tabacum cultivar K326 chromosome 12, ASM71507v2, whole genome shotgun sequence DNA:
- the LOC142166839 gene encoding uncharacterized protein LOC142166839 — protein sequence MAAPPNFEEGQSTYRPPRFNGQYYGWWKTRMHDFIMAEDSELCDVIYDGPFVPTKNLGDPAVSIPKTRKEFNDADRKAIEKNFHAKQILVCSIGLDEYNRISACQSAKEIWEALHTAHKGTTRVKQSKIDMLIIEYELFRMKDDESIQELHTRFTSIINELHSLGETIPRNKFVKKILSVLPSSWESKVNAITEAKDLQTLTIDELVGNLKTYEMKKKDNERREPKREKNLVLKTDSNDSSGEDGDMAYLTRRFQKMVRRNGGIPKRGSSSKPKNYDLYHKCGKPGHFIKKCPILKQDQYKNNFDKAAKRNPVPDKRFKRKNVVVNIVKQALAAWGDSSSESEEEDDHCDSLMMAVESEATEYDSIFALMAQSDDDDDDDDDDDDEVNFLDVQRNLKSYSPKKLMSLENVLIDAYHNLINDKDALIVELGEAEQIRDELVIVVADLKETIENLKKEKDALDEKIANIEHERDDIMVVMVDLKETIECVRKEKETLTERVSNIEHERDDLLVVVVDLKETIGELKMESRPENSQKGNISTQNPTTGVVMAPSL from the coding sequence atggctgctccaccaaactttgaagaaggtcagTCTACCTACAGGCCACCAAGGTTCAATGGCCAGtactatggatggtggaagactaggatgcatgacttcatcatggctgaagattcagaGCTATGTGATGTTATCTATGACGGACCCTTTGTTCCCACCAAGAATCTTGGCGACCCAGCTGTATCCATTCCCAAGACGAGGAAGGAATTCAATGACGCTGATCGAAAGGCCATAGAAAAGAACTTTCATGCAAAGCAAATTCTTGTTTGTAGCATTGGTCTTGATGAATATAACAGGATATCGGCATGCCAATCAGCAAAAGAAATCTGGGAGGCTCTTCATACAGCTCACAAAGGAACAACACGGGTTAAGCAatccaagatcgacatgctcaTAATTGAATacgagctcttcaggatgaaagATGATGAATCCATCCAAGAATTGCATACTCGCTTCACATCCATCATTAATGAGCTTCactctcttggtgaaactattccaaGAAACAAGTTTGTCAAGAAAATCCTTAGTGTACTgcccagttcttgggaaagcaaagtgaaCGCCATTACAGAGGCGAAGGACTTGCAGACACTAACCATAGATGAACTTGTTGGCAATCTGAAAAcatatgaaatgaaaaagaaggacaatgaaagaagagaacccaaaagggagaagaacctggtcctcaagacaGACAGCAATGATTCAAGCGGTGAGGATGGTGATATGGCTTACTTGACAAGAAGATTCCAGAAGATGGTTCGCAggaatggaggcattccaaaaaggggaAGTTCTAGCAAGCCAAAAAATTATGACCTCTATCATAAATGCGGCAAGCCAGGACACTTCATCAAGAAGTGCCCTATCCTAAAGCAAGATCAGTACAAAAACAACTTTGATAAAGCAgccaagaggaacccggttcctgatAAACGCTTCAAGAGAAAGAATGTCGTTGTCAATATTGTaaagcaagctcttgctgcatggggagactcctccagcgaatctgaagaagaagatgatcaTTGTGATAGTTTAATGATGGCAGTGGAAAGTGAAGCAACTGAGTACgactcaatctttgccttgatggctcagtctgatgatgatgatgatgatgatgatgacgacgatgatgaggtaaattttctggatgttcagagaaatctgaaatcttattcacctaaaaaactcatgtctttggaaaatgtgttaattgatgcttatcacaatcttataaatgataaagatGCTTTAATTGTGGAGTTAGGAGAAGCAGAACAAATCAGAGATGAATTAGTAATCGTTGTTGCTGATTTAAAGGAAACAATTGAGAATCTGAAGAAAGAGAAAGATGCCTTAGATGAAAAAATTGCAAAtatagaacatgaaagagatgatATAATGGTCGTTATGGTAGACCTAAAAGAGACCATTGAGTGtgtcagaaaagaaaaagaaaccttAACTGAGAGGGTTTCTAACAttgagcatgagagagatgacctattaGTGGTGGTAGTGGACTTGAAGGAAACAATTGGGGAACTTAAAATGGAGAGTAGGCCTGAAAATTCTCAAAAGGGAAATATctcaacccaaaatcccaccacaggcgtcgtgatggcacctagtctctaa